In the genome of Juglans microcarpa x Juglans regia isolate MS1-56 chromosome 6S, Jm3101_v1.0, whole genome shotgun sequence, the window TGTACCAtctagtagttttttttttttcatattttttaatatatttaaatatttttaaaaaataaaaataaatatcaatatacttaaaattacttctttaataatcactaagtaaaaataaaaaataattttttttttaaaaaacggTCAAATAGAACGATAAAAATAAAGAGGTATACTAAGATTTTGGTTactttcagaaaatatttcatctcatctcatttaatcattataactttcttaacttttaatacaaaataaaataaacaattcaactttttcaaatctcaaaataaaaataatattaaaaattatattttaacaatattttatttaattttttaattttaatttcaactcatctcacctcacttcatttcatcttcaaaagacAAACTAACAAATCTTCTCATTTTGGGAAACAGTTCTACTTAAACCGTACCTTTCCACTATAGATTTTGAAGCAGTGACAAAGGACGTACGTGTACCGAGGCTCCAGAGCTGAAGCCAGAGCGCGAAGTATTCTCCGGCAGTATCGAAGCTTGATCGATGGATGGCAAAATTCTCGGGGAGAATTTCATGCGCTGATTAAGGAAAGCGACGAGagaatttcattattattattatttcaattattataaTTAGTCGAGGAAAATGCAGTCGTTAAGCATTAAGGTTTCCACGGATTTGAATACGGGGATGTGGAAGGAATGGTTGCGGGGCCAAGGAAGCTCTGGACTAGCGGAACTCGAGGCCTCCACAAGGAGGCGATGGTTGAATTGCAGATATTTTGCTCGGAATTGTAGGATTGTAGCGTGTGCTTCTCAGAGGAATAGTGATGGCGGTGGCGGAGCGGGTCAGAGTTCCAGTTCGAGTCCGAGTTCGTTCTTGTCTCAGAGCCAAACGTACGCTCTCTTAAAGCAACAAATGGAGGTTGCCGCCAAATCTGAGGTTACTCTCTCCCACATCTCAGAAAATTTGAACAACCAAATCAATCGAATATTGGCATTCTTAGCAAATGATATGGATTTTGTCCGTTGTCTCAGCAACGAGGCACCTATTACCGTTTTAGGCTTTCTAATGTGGTCGTTGCGGTTGAATGTTACTAATCATTCcctttgtttgttttgatttacaggattacAAAGAAGCTGCAAGGATACGTGATTCGTTGAGACTATTCGAGGAAGAAGAGCCGGCTTTGCGTCTGCGTAGATTGATGAAGGAGGCAGTTGCTGATGAGAGGTTTGAGGTATTCAGATTTTTCGTTTCTCTTTCGGATTGATATCTGAACCTTTTAAATTTCTTAGTCTTATTCTGCAATATGAATGCACTTATAAATCAGAATCTTAGGATTATTGTAGTTAATGTGGGCATTTGGTTTATATTGGCATTTGGCTTAGTTCAAGATGggtaaaattatattctagtcAATGCCGCAAGCATGCGTCTTTCATAAGTCCATGATTGGCTGGCTGCTGTGTAGTGTTTCGTTGTCCTCTTAGCATAGAGAGgcaaaatgaataattaatcCTTAGTGAATATTTTACTATCCAAGTGTCCTAATAGATGTGTTGCGATTTTGTTGCCGGGACTCAGAGGGGTGACCTTAAAAATATCTTGGTACTATGTGTAGATATAGTGTAAAGTTATTGAGTATTTATAGGTGAGTGAAGCCGCCAAGAGAAAAATGGCTATCATTGGGTCAATGTTGAGAGAGAGCTGCCATGGATGTTGGCTGCAGAGTGTTAATGGTATGCCATGATCTAAGTGTCCCGCATGGCTTGTGTAAGTTTAACCATGTGTATGTTCTATccaattttgtttatttaatgtTATGTGGAGAGTTTACCAAGGGCAGTAGAAAGAATTCAAAATGGGGCATGAGGTGTTGTCAAGATGTAGCTGAGACAAGAGAACATGCTCGCATGGGATGCACTGCTTTCACTGGCTTCATGCAATAAGAATAAAGTGGCGtggaaatcaaaattaaaaaatgtagaagatttatttttatgtatttaaattattattgatGGGTTGATTCTTTAAGATAACTATACGAATAACATAGTTATCAGATTATTTTAGTCTTTATTTAAGTGATGAAGATTGATAAGAAAGACCCTGATGCTTGTGACTATTCAATATATTCACGTTTGAAATTGGGAGCTCTAGAAACCCTTGAAATGTTCTGCCAAATGAGACCCAAAGCTTCTTGAATTACCCAAATCCGTTACACGTTTGATTAGTTATTAGTTAGGCATGTAACATAATATGTTCTCATACAATTGTTATGTTCTAACGTTCCAATGAACAGTGTTTTAGTCTCAATCATTGATATGATCTTCGAGACTTGTAAGTAATATGTccttattagaatattaattaaatattcgaATTCATCTCTTTCAATCAGCTTAGGGTTTTGGAATGAGTGGTGATGTaacataatattattcatcTTTTAAATAATGCTTGCTTATGCTTTATGTTTAGAATGATAAGAACTGCTGCTGTTGATAACTTAATGCCAATCCCATAGTTACTATCCTAACTCAGTTTGGCCCTTCACTGAATATGTCAAAAAGTCTACCATAATGATCTTTGGTTATAAGCTTTCAATTTTTACCATTTCTTTGTAAGTATGATGCACATTCATCTTAAGCAATTCCATGTACTGATATTccaatgattttgtttttggggaACTTCTTTTTTGTCAGGATGCAGCCAAATATCGTGATGAGTTGAAGGAAATTGCACCACACTCTCTCCTAACATGTTCCAGTGATGCAACAACCTTTGTATGTCAAGAACTTGATCTTTAATTTTTGAGTCGAAGTTTTGTaagttaaaattttcatatttgtgggTCTATTCATGTCAAGTTTTGTTAAatgaacccctaggggttggctcaagtgg includes:
- the LOC121237172 gene encoding uncharacterized protein LOC121237172 → MQSLSIKVSTDLNTGMWKEWLRGQGSSGLAELEASTRRRWLNCRYFARNCRIVACASQRNSDGGGGAGQSSSSSPSSFLSQSQTYALLKQQMEVAAKSEDYKEAARIRDSLRLFEEEEPALRLRRLMKEAVADERFEDAAKYRDELKEIAPHSLLTCSSDATTFGIRVQVRSVYIEGRSQPLKGLFFFAYRIRITNNSDRPVQLLRRHWIITDGNGKVENFWGIGVIGEQPVILPQTGFEYSSACPLNTPNGRMEGDFEMKHIDSVGSEPFNVAIAPFSLSILEDELMLYEK